A section of the Hirschia baltica ATCC 49814 genome encodes:
- a CDS encoding N-formylglutamate amidohydrolase, giving the protein MHGHIPSSEDKSTQAQDLTCRHILDDSQESFSISYPESHTSPLVFASPHSGRCYPRAFFSACIATPLDLRRVEDAYVDVLFDDIPAIGAPLLRALVGRACLDLNRASNELDAHLIDPPMKSPRPNRTPRVQAGLGCIPRIAFSGKTIYGRKLTPDEVKKRIRTIYLPYHKALDALIDTTRKHFGVSFLIDCHSMPSQSEIGGNFPDIVLGDRFGGSCSAELTQKVEDAFTSHGYSVARNRPYAGGFITQSQGRPEKQRHALQIEINRKLYLDEQNVLLSENAKNLKSDINSIFKELNIWAKQIAPKTPKNIPIPQSQ; this is encoded by the coding sequence ATGCATGGTCACATTCCCTCTTCTGAAGATAAATCAACACAGGCTCAGGATCTAACCTGCCGCCACATTCTTGACGACTCGCAAGAGAGTTTTTCCATATCTTACCCAGAATCGCATACAAGCCCGCTCGTCTTTGCCTCACCGCATTCGGGCAGATGTTATCCGCGTGCGTTTTTTAGTGCGTGTATTGCCACCCCTCTGGACCTCCGCCGCGTGGAAGATGCCTATGTCGATGTATTATTTGATGATATTCCAGCAATAGGGGCTCCCCTGCTGCGCGCACTTGTAGGTCGTGCATGTCTGGACCTTAACCGAGCCTCCAATGAATTGGACGCTCACCTTATAGATCCACCCATGAAATCACCCCGCCCCAATAGAACACCGCGTGTTCAAGCAGGTTTAGGGTGTATTCCGCGAATAGCATTTTCAGGAAAAACTATATATGGGCGTAAACTTACCCCAGATGAGGTAAAAAAGCGTATTAGAACAATATACCTACCTTATCACAAAGCCCTTGATGCTCTGATAGACACCACCCGCAAACATTTTGGTGTGTCATTCTTGATCGATTGCCACTCAATGCCGTCTCAAAGCGAAATAGGCGGAAATTTCCCGGATATCGTTCTTGGCGATCGCTTTGGCGGATCATGCTCTGCTGAACTGACTCAAAAAGTGGAAGACGCTTTCACTTCACACGGATACAGTGTTGCCAGAAATCGTCCCTATGCAGGTGGATTTATCACCCAATCACAGGGCCGCCCTGAAAAGCAGCGCCATGCTTTGCAAATAGAAATAAATCGAAAGCTCTATTTGGACGAACAAAATGTCTTATTGTCAGAAAATGCTAAAAATCTGAAATCCGACATAAATTCAATTTTTAAAGAATTAAATATTTGGGCAAAGCAAATCGCTCCCAAAACCCCTAAAAATATACCAATCCCGCAATCGCAATAG
- the hisN gene encoding histidinol-phosphatase: protein MSNAQELLELTAFAEKLADAAGKTILPFFRGEGSVADNKATSGFDPVTIADKAAEQAIRDIIDKERPDDAIMGEEYGYKAGTSGWTWYLDPIDGTRAFMSGLPVWTTLIGLVREEKSVIGIIDQSYLKERYVGTPSGSYMIDNEGKKHSLKTRNCPKLTDAILATTDYFIFTHPERGAFEHLRATAKLTRYGLDAYAYARVAAGTMDMVAEAGLQSYDVAALIPVIENAGGVVTDWCGRPAQLGGQIVAAANQNILDEALISLRRSAKALDCN, encoded by the coding sequence ATGAGCAATGCACAAGAATTACTAGAACTCACAGCTTTCGCCGAGAAACTGGCCGACGCTGCAGGCAAGACCATTCTACCTTTTTTTAGAGGTGAAGGATCAGTCGCTGACAATAAAGCGACATCTGGTTTTGATCCGGTAACAATTGCTGACAAAGCAGCCGAACAAGCTATTCGTGACATCATAGATAAAGAACGCCCTGATGACGCCATTATGGGCGAAGAATATGGCTATAAAGCCGGTACTTCAGGCTGGACTTGGTATCTTGATCCCATTGATGGCACACGCGCATTCATGTCTGGCCTTCCCGTCTGGACAACGCTCATAGGACTAGTGAGAGAAGAAAAATCGGTCATCGGCATTATCGATCAATCCTATCTGAAAGAGCGCTATGTCGGCACACCTTCTGGATCATATATGATTGATAATGAAGGTAAAAAACACAGTTTAAAAACACGAAACTGTCCCAAATTGACCGACGCCATACTCGCAACGACCGATTATTTCATTTTTACTCATCCCGAACGCGGTGCCTTTGAACATTTACGTGCAACAGCAAAACTCACCCGCTATGGGCTAGATGCATACGCATATGCGCGTGTTGCCGCCGGCACAATGGACATGGTCGCAGAAGCTGGCCTACAATCATATGATGTTGCAGCTCTCATCCCCGTCATCGAAAACGCGGGCGGTGTTGTCACAGACTGGTGCGGAAGACCAGCGCAGCTCGGCGGACAGATTGTAGCTGCTGCAAATCAAAATATTCTGGACGAAGCACTTATTTCACTGCGCCGTTCTGCAAAAGCACTTGATTGTAACTAG
- the zapA gene encoding cell division protein ZapA, which yields MSKAELIINKKRYIVSCEEGQEARLTKLGERLDKRVIGLAEVMGEIGVERLFLAAALSLLDELDDAEMDAGVKSLDERITAIEARAAKALSDAASRIESLSAHLERAH from the coding sequence ATGAGCAAAGCAGAATTAATAATCAATAAGAAGCGCTACATCGTTTCTTGTGAAGAAGGACAGGAAGCACGTTTAACCAAACTTGGTGAACGTCTGGATAAACGTGTCATCGGATTAGCTGAAGTCATGGGAGAGATCGGCGTAGAAAGACTATTCCTAGCTGCCGCTCTATCTCTTCTTGATGAATTGGACGATGCAGAAATGGATGCGGGTGTTAAATCACTTGATGAACGGATAACAGCAATAGAAGCGCGCGCAGCAAAAGCATTATCTGATGCGGCCAGTCGCATTGAATCATTATCTGCACATTTAGAACGCGCTCACTAA
- a CDS encoding SCP2 sterol-binding domain-containing protein, translated as MDLNEITAKIAGVVSSGTDFDNTVKFDFGDIGKLFIDGAQNAVTNEDGEADATISVDFEDFKKLAQGQMDPMMAFMQGKLKVAGDMSVAMKLQGLFSSMS; from the coding sequence ATGGATTTGAACGAAATTACTGCGAAGATTGCCGGTGTTGTTTCTTCAGGAACAGATTTTGACAACACAGTGAAATTTGACTTTGGTGACATTGGAAAATTGTTCATCGATGGTGCTCAGAATGCTGTCACCAATGAAGATGGTGAGGCTGATGCCACTATTTCTGTTGATTTTGAAGATTTCAAAAAACTTGCTCAGGGTCAAATGGATCCAATGATGGCTTTCATGCAAGGTAAATTGAAAGTTGCTGGTGACATGAGTGTTGCTATGAAACTTCAAGGTCTATTTTCAAGCATGAGCTAG
- a CDS encoding helix-turn-helix transcriptional regulator, with translation MATDVDIYVGKRLRRRRRLLGMTQQDLASEIGVRFQQIQKYECGANRITASRLFDLANALTVNVSYFFDGLAPDGKQAPANDGNDTLSGDILSQKETLELVRAYYRLSERPRRRLLDLAKALEEDNKDQGAA, from the coding sequence ATGGCAACAGATGTAGATATTTATGTAGGAAAGCGCCTTCGTCGCAGACGCCGTCTTCTAGGGATGACCCAACAAGACCTAGCCTCTGAGATTGGTGTACGTTTCCAACAAATTCAAAAATACGAATGTGGCGCAAACCGCATAACAGCCAGTCGTCTTTTCGACCTTGCAAATGCTTTGACAGTTAATGTCAGCTATTTCTTTGATGGACTAGCGCCAGATGGAAAACAAGCACCAGCAAATGACGGCAATGACACATTGTCAGGTGACATTCTTTCTCAAAAAGAAACACTTGAACTTGTTCGTGCCTATTATCGTTTGAGCGAACGCCCACGTCGTCGCCTTCTTGATCTTGCAAAAGCACTTGAAGAAGACAACAAAGATCAAGGTGCCGCATAA
- the cpdR gene encoding cell cycle two-component system response regulator CpdR: MMAKIILAEDDNSLRGFLVNALKKAGHTVRDYDDGESALEALQEEVFDLLLTDIVMPGLDGIELARKGAELDPAMKIVFITGFAAVALSNGSPTPAGAKVLSKPFHLRELVDEVERVMAA, from the coding sequence ATTATGGCTAAAATTATTCTTGCGGAAGACGACAACAGTCTGCGCGGTTTTCTTGTGAATGCGCTTAAAAAGGCAGGTCACACAGTTCGTGATTATGATGATGGTGAATCAGCGCTTGAAGCACTTCAGGAAGAAGTGTTTGATCTGCTTCTGACTGACATTGTTATGCCTGGTCTTGATGGGATCGAGCTGGCGCGCAAAGGTGCAGAACTTGATCCAGCAATGAAGATTGTTTTCATTACTGGCTTTGCGGCTGTTGCGCTTTCAAACGGTAGCCCGACACCAGCAGGGGCGAAAGTGCTTTCTAAACCTTTCCACTTAAGAGAATTGGTCGATGAAGTAGAACGCGTTATGGCTGCCTAA
- a CDS encoding DUF4164 domain-containing protein: MDQQDNDKKSEQAPVRDILGQAELRLNNAVTSLTGSVDRMLERLEAARPAEREAEALRRDRARLAMDLDSARAREKELQQLADEASSALGAAIKEVREALGKV, encoded by the coding sequence ATGGATCAGCAAGATAACGATAAAAAAAGCGAGCAAGCACCCGTCCGAGATATTCTGGGACAGGCTGAATTACGCCTGAACAATGCCGTCACCTCTTTGACGGGAAGCGTAGACCGTATGCTCGAACGCCTAGAAGCTGCCCGTCCCGCCGAAAGAGAAGCCGAAGCTTTGAGACGCGACCGTGCACGTTTGGCCATGGATCTTGATAGCGCACGCGCAAGAGAAAAAGAATTACAACAGCTCGCCGATGAAGCCTCTAGCGCTTTAGGAGCAGCAATAAAAGAAGTAAGAGAGGCATTGGGCAAAGTCTGA
- a CDS encoding BaiN/RdsA family NAD(P)/FAD-dependent oxidoreductase, with protein MSSENYDIIVLGAGAAGLFSAIEAGKRGRSVCVIDHAKKPAEKVRISGGGRCNFTNVNTHPSRFISQNPHFCKSALKQYTQHDFIARVDQQGIKYHEKTLGQLFCDDSATEIIQMLLDDCAANNVEIRLSTEIIGVSKRDTEFLVQTSIGNMHCESLIVATGGLSIPKMGATPFAYELAKQFGLNIIDPRPGLVPFMFGGELLAEMSELSGVSVRARIDTGEIAFDEAMLFTHRGLSGPAALQASSYWLPGNEIEVNLAQRVDALAALKKGREEAPKKKLASVLETFLPSRLAQSIAEQTYASFRMADLSNAKLEEIAKRISAWRLKPVGTEGYRTAEVTIGGIDTNDLSSKTMEAKNVAGLFFIGEAVDVTGWLGGYNFQWAWSSGYVAGQNA; from the coding sequence ATGTCTTCAGAAAATTACGATATTATTGTCCTTGGCGCAGGTGCGGCGGGGCTTTTTAGTGCCATTGAGGCGGGAAAACGCGGTCGATCAGTCTGCGTGATTGATCATGCCAAGAAACCAGCTGAGAAAGTGCGTATCTCGGGTGGTGGACGTTGTAATTTTACAAATGTGAACACGCATCCCTCCCGCTTCATTTCGCAAAATCCGCATTTTTGTAAGTCAGCGCTGAAGCAATATACGCAACATGATTTTATTGCGCGCGTGGATCAGCAGGGCATCAAATATCACGAGAAAACTTTGGGCCAATTGTTTTGCGATGATAGTGCGACTGAAATTATTCAAATGTTGTTGGATGATTGTGCGGCTAATAATGTCGAGATCAGGTTGAGTACTGAAATTATAGGTGTTTCTAAACGTGATACCGAATTTTTGGTGCAGACAAGTATAGGCAATATGCATTGTGAGTCACTTATCGTGGCAACGGGCGGGCTTTCTATTCCTAAAATGGGAGCGACACCTTTTGCTTATGAATTAGCAAAACAATTTGGCCTCAACATTATTGATCCACGTCCGGGACTCGTGCCTTTTATGTTTGGCGGAGAATTATTGGCAGAAATGTCGGAATTGTCTGGTGTGTCTGTGCGTGCGCGCATTGATACTGGGGAGATTGCCTTTGATGAAGCCATGCTCTTCACGCATAGAGGTTTATCAGGACCGGCCGCACTGCAAGCGTCGTCTTATTGGCTTCCCGGCAATGAAATTGAAGTCAATCTGGCGCAACGTGTTGATGCTTTGGCTGCTTTGAAAAAAGGACGCGAAGAAGCACCGAAAAAGAAATTGGCAAGTGTGTTGGAAACATTTTTACCATCTCGTCTGGCCCAATCAATTGCTGAACAGACATATGCTAGCTTTCGGATGGCTGATCTTTCCAACGCGAAATTGGAAGAGATTGCAAAGCGTATTTCAGCTTGGCGGTTAAAACCTGTTGGCACGGAAGGTTATCGTACCGCTGAGGTGACGATTGGCGGTATTGATACCAATGATCTGTCGTCAAAAACGATGGAAGCTAAAAATGTAGCGGGATTATTCTTTATTGGTGAAGCCGTTGATGTCACAGGGTGGCTTGGTGGATATAATTTCCAATGGGCGTGGTCATCTGGCTATGTGGCAGGGCAAAATGCCTAA
- a CDS encoding alpha/beta fold hydrolase: MNEYVLIPDNPAPESIEIFYFRDDQNRQMRGMFAHASSKYASPRGTIIISPGRTEFIEKYFELARDMQERGFCVVAFDWPGQGLSYRMLKDPLAGHIDDFNTYIQAFRRGLNAIDHKLYGARVVLAHSMGGAIALEAIRQQVLDVEAAAFCAPMWGLKIAKILHPLVPIMCKIGRSEKLVHKHDLDEKFEGNIITNYEKRWKVQQDLIKANSKLALGAITWGWVNEALKVSKTLAQPKALDHINIPILIASALEEALVDNHSHALLASRLKSAQHIKVAGAKHEILMETDSRRDQFMTAFDKMLDRAGI; the protein is encoded by the coding sequence ATGAATGAATATGTCCTGATACCGGATAATCCTGCGCCAGAATCGATTGAGATTTTCTATTTTAGAGATGATCAAAACCGTCAAATGCGTGGAATGTTCGCGCATGCTAGTTCTAAATATGCTTCGCCGCGTGGAACAATTATTATCAGTCCTGGGCGTACTGAATTCATCGAAAAATATTTTGAACTTGCTAGGGACATGCAAGAGCGTGGGTTTTGCGTTGTTGCTTTTGATTGGCCTGGGCAAGGGTTATCTTATCGCATGCTCAAAGATCCCTTAGCGGGACATATCGATGATTTTAATACATATATTCAAGCTTTTCGCCGTGGTCTAAATGCGATTGATCACAAACTTTATGGAGCAAGAGTTGTATTGGCGCATTCTATGGGCGGAGCTATCGCCCTAGAAGCAATACGGCAACAAGTACTTGATGTTGAAGCTGCTGCTTTTTGTGCGCCAATGTGGGGGCTTAAAATAGCGAAAATTCTGCATCCGCTTGTGCCCATAATGTGCAAAATCGGGAGATCTGAAAAACTTGTCCATAAGCATGATCTCGATGAGAAATTTGAAGGCAATATCATTACCAATTATGAAAAACGTTGGAAGGTCCAACAAGACCTAATCAAAGCAAACTCAAAATTGGCATTGGGTGCAATTACTTGGGGCTGGGTGAATGAGGCGCTGAAGGTATCTAAGACTTTAGCTCAGCCCAAGGCATTAGATCATATCAATATCCCAATACTCATTGCATCGGCATTGGAAGAAGCACTCGTGGACAATCATTCTCACGCCTTACTGGCAAGTCGTTTGAAGAGCGCTCAGCATATCAAAGTTGCTGGGGCAAAGCATGAAATCCTAATGGAAACAGATAGTCGTCGGGATCAGTTTATGACCGCTTTTGATAAAATGCTGGATCGTGCTGGGATATAA